A part of Primulina eburnea isolate SZY01 chromosome 10, ASM2296580v1, whole genome shotgun sequence genomic DNA contains:
- the LOC140803633 gene encoding uncharacterized protein: protein MARTRRTDQGDPHAQGDGGQTSRQANVNNTGPNITLTPEELKRMMADAVALYAAGKEVSRPVTPPGDKQGDKQGHEEEQEQERREKEVTGEDEESSAGSKSPTMAEELSNLRQKMKVLEGQLEERSVARTILRGCPFADIIVREPLPGNFKSAKVKDYDGNADPEEHLARFENTAMLHCYTDRIKCKVFLTTLVDSAQRWFEGLASQSINSFQDFQRVFLHHFSSSKKYKKTAFSLFEVKQSPEESLRAYIKRFNRVALDVPSCATETKTTAFTQGLREGEFCKSLTKKVPGDFEDLLSRAEKYINMEEAQKQKREAVRKERGDRVSKPEERGQKRGNPGHFSHHVPLKIAREREVQECSRDLAPDHQLARPEKTGFCALHKLGYHNTEDCKVLKGNYVAPSFPKPTINTQMSRVPPWTSRQPGSSSQRGGVRNNSRTEPGRRRGPEPEQRKKSPPVVGTIKMISGGSTDGDSNRARKSRSRKECLEVEGMRGNEAVISFGPEDLKGVNLPHNDALVIQARVANYDILRVFVDSGSSVNVIFQDAFEQMDLQGYHLETVETALFGFAGHMVYPEGEIILPLTLGSHDLKKTVMTSFTVVNSPSSYNLSWGGRL, encoded by the coding sequence CAAGAAGAACCGATCAGGGTGATCCTCATGCCCAGGGGGATGGGGGACAGACTTCGAGACAAGCCAATGTCAATAATACTGGGCCAAACATTACCCTGACCCCTGAGGAGTTAAAAAGAATGATGGCTGATGCCGTCGCGTTATATGCAGCTGGAAAGGAGGTCTCTCGACCTGTTACACCACCCGGTGATAAACAGGGTGATAAACAAGGACATGAAGAGGAGCAAGAACAGGAGAGGAGGGAAAAAGAAGTAACAGGGGAAGATGAGGAGTCCAGCGCCGGATCCAAATCTCCTACCATGGCAGAGGAATTGTCAAATTTACGGCAGAAGATGAAGGTCCTCGAAGGACAGTTGGAAGAACGAAGCGTTGCCCGAACAATCTTGAGAGGATGTCCGTTCGCAGACATCATAGTCCGGGAACCTCTTCCCGGGAATTTCAAGTCCGCCAAAGTAAAAGATTATGATGGCAACGCTGACCCAGAGGAACACTTGGCCAGATTTGAAAATACGGCCATGTTGCATTGCTACACTGACCGAATTAAGTGTAAAGTATTCCTAACGACGTTGGTGGATTCAGCTCAGAGGTGGTTCGAAGGCCTGGCATCCCAGAGTATTAACTCCTTTCAGGATTTCCAGAGGGTGTTTTTACACCATTTCAGTAGCAGCAAGAAGTACAAAAAGACTGCTTTTAGTCTTTTTGAGGTGAAGCAGAGTCCCGAGGAGAGTTTGCGGGCTTACATCAAAAGGTTCAACAGAGTGGCTCTAGACGTCCCATCTTGTGCCACCGAGACCAAGACTACTGCCTTCACCCAGGGTCTGAGAGAGGGTGAATTCTGTAAATCGCTAACCAAAAAAGTGCCCGGGGATTTTGAGGACCTGTTATCCCGGGCAGAGAAGTACATAAATATGGAGGAAGCCCAGAAACAGAAGAGAGAAGCAGTGAGGAAAGAAAGGGGAGACCGGGTATCCAAACCCGAGGAGAGGGGACAGAAGAGGGGCAATCCAGGGCATTTCTCTCATCATGTGCCTCTGAAGATTGCCCGAGAGAGGGAGGTGCAGGAGTGTAGTAGGGATTTAGCTCCGGATCATCAACTGGCTCGGCCAGAAAAGACAGGATTTTGTGCGCTTCACAAATTAGGCTATCATAATACTGAGGATTGCAAAGTTCTAAAGGGAAATTATGTTGCGCCTTCCTTCCCAAAGCCCACTATCAATACTCAGATGTCTAGGGTGCCGCCGTGGACATCCCGACAGCCCGGATCTAGTTCTCAGAGAGGAGGTGTGAGAAACAACTCTAGAACCGAGCCCGGAAGAAGAAGGGGGCCTGAACCTGAGCAGAGAAAGAAGTCACCCCCCGTTGTAGGGACAATTAAAATGATATCCGGAGGCTCTACTGACGGAGACTCCAATCGGGCAAGGAAGTCAAGAAGTAGGAAAGAGTGCTTGGAGGTGGAAGGAATGAGGGGCAATGAGGCAGTCATCAGTTTCGGCCCGGAAGACCTGAAAGGGGTGAATCTACCCCACAACGATGCCTTGGTGATCCAAGCCCGGGTGGCGAATTATGACATTCTGCGGGTTTTCGTAGATTCAGGCAGTTCTGTGAATGTAATTTTCCAAGATGCTTTTGAGCAGATGGATTTACAGGGCTATCACCTGGAAACAGTGGAAACTGCTCTTTTTGGTTTCGCCGGACACATGGTTTATCCAGAGGGGGAGATTATTTTGCCGCTGACTCTGGGCTCTCACGATCTAAAGAAAACAGTGATGACTTCTTTCACTGTGGTGAACTCCCCGTCATCATATAACTTATCCTGGGGAGGCCGGCTATGA